In a genomic window of Ignavibacteria bacterium:
- a CDS encoding IS21 family transposase has product MANTPISMSKLKQVLKLHLCGRSKLQISAMTGVSRNTVIKYVTLLERLGLTAEDLRQRNNEQLEQVFSLEPPQETDPRLAILHAFIERNDRRMKKRGMTHGRLYEDYRQQHPDGYGKTAFYRHYGLWNRRSKPSMHLEHKAGDKMFVDFTGEKLPMIDPHTGELVYAECFVAILPASQLTYVQAVASQRVEDFIRCCENALYYFGGAPAAMVPDNLKAGVIKADKYEPTLNDNYEAFADHFSMAVVPARVYRPKDKAHVENAVKITYRKIFVELPDTPPVGLEGLNAMIAPLLEGYNNRLLTGRTYSRRSYFEEVEQSTLQPLPAHRFQLRYSRTVTVQKHGYVYLSVDRHFYSVPHGYISKRVRILYDGESVDVYHRHECIASHMRDRTPHAYTKVAAHQTRAHQEMDAWSPEFFLEQARTIDPLVESYIGNVLNRKQHPDKAYRMCKGIIALAKRVGVQRLIRACRRADSVGLYTYKTLADILARGLDAQREDEEATDKPSMPTHANIRGPEYFSRPTSSLPTSETCDERTNP; this is encoded by the coding sequence ATGGCAAATACACCGATCTCTATGAGTAAACTCAAACAAGTCCTGAAGCTCCATCTCTGTGGAAGGAGCAAACTTCAGATCAGCGCCATGACGGGCGTGTCACGCAATACCGTCATCAAGTATGTCACTCTTCTGGAGCGCCTCGGCCTTACGGCCGAGGATCTTCGGCAGCGTAATAATGAGCAACTGGAACAGGTGTTCAGCCTTGAACCACCCCAAGAGACTGATCCACGCCTGGCGATCCTCCATGCGTTTATCGAGCGCAATGACAGGCGCATGAAAAAGCGAGGCATGACGCATGGGCGCCTCTATGAAGATTACCGTCAACAGCACCCCGATGGGTACGGCAAGACGGCATTCTATCGGCACTATGGTCTGTGGAATCGTCGCAGCAAACCATCGATGCATCTCGAGCACAAGGCCGGAGACAAGATGTTTGTCGACTTCACCGGCGAGAAACTTCCGATGATCGATCCGCACACGGGTGAGCTCGTTTACGCTGAGTGCTTTGTGGCGATCCTGCCGGCCAGTCAGCTGACGTACGTGCAAGCTGTGGCCTCGCAGCGTGTAGAGGACTTCATCCGCTGCTGTGAGAATGCGCTGTACTACTTCGGCGGAGCCCCCGCAGCGATGGTGCCGGACAATCTGAAGGCCGGCGTGATCAAAGCCGACAAGTATGAGCCTACGCTCAATGACAATTATGAAGCGTTTGCCGATCACTTCAGCATGGCTGTCGTCCCAGCCCGTGTATACCGGCCCAAGGACAAGGCGCACGTTGAGAATGCGGTCAAGATCACGTATCGCAAGATCTTCGTCGAGCTGCCAGACACGCCGCCGGTGGGTCTCGAGGGCCTCAACGCAATGATAGCGCCGCTGCTGGAGGGCTACAACAACCGTCTGCTGACGGGCCGCACCTACTCGAGGCGATCGTACTTTGAAGAGGTGGAGCAGTCTACGCTACAACCGCTACCGGCCCATCGGTTTCAGCTGCGCTACTCTCGCACCGTTACCGTGCAAAAGCATGGCTACGTCTACCTCAGTGTTGACCGACATTTCTACAGCGTCCCACACGGGTACATCAGCAAGAGGGTTCGGATACTCTATGACGGCGAGAGTGTCGATGTCTACCATCGCCATGAATGTATCGCCTCGCATATGCGCGATCGCACACCTCACGCCTACACCAAGGTGGCGGCCCACCAGACGCGTGCTCATCAAGAGATGGATGCCTGGTCGCCGGAATTCTTTCTCGAGCAGGCACGCACGATCGATCCGCTGGTGGAGAGCTACATCGGCAACGTCCTCAACCGCAAGCAACACCCCGATAAGGCCTATCGTATGTGCAAAGGCATCATCGCACTGGCTAAGCGCGTCGGCGTGCAGCGATTGATCCGCGCTTGCAGACGTGCCGACAGCGTGGGCTTGTATACCTACAAAACTCTTGCTGACATCCTCGCGCGCGGACTCGATGCGCAGCGCGAGGACGAAGAGGCCACCGATAAACCATCGATGCCGACGCATGCAAACATCAGGGGGCCGGAGTACTTCTCCCGCCCTACATCCTCATTACCAACTTCGGAGACCTGCGATGAACGAACAAACCCTTGA
- a CDS encoding ATP-binding protein: MNEQTLDRLKAMKLHGMARAFQSSLASATDQLITPDELIDTLITAEWDERANRKQERSIKNAHFRYKAMAELIDFSGERHAFKNHILRLTDCSFIAKQENVLITGSTGLGKSYIASAIGHQACTLGYRVLYEYSNKLFARLKLAKADGSYIKDLARIERQDLLIIDDFGIQPLDAQSRAILMEIIEDRHGKRSTLLTSQVPVDVWHEVIGEQTVADAILDRIIHDAHRLELAGDSLRKRKGDKLNQPNDSTN; encoded by the coding sequence ATGAACGAACAAACCCTTGATCGCCTAAAGGCGATGAAGCTTCACGGCATGGCCAGAGCGTTTCAGAGTAGCCTGGCTTCGGCAACCGATCAGTTGATCACGCCGGACGAGTTGATCGACACCTTGATCACCGCTGAGTGGGATGAGCGCGCCAACCGCAAACAGGAACGTAGCATCAAGAATGCCCACTTCCGTTACAAGGCGATGGCTGAACTCATTGACTTCAGCGGTGAGCGGCATGCCTTTAAGAACCACATCCTGCGGCTGACCGACTGCAGCTTCATCGCCAAGCAGGAAAACGTGCTCATCACAGGCAGCACCGGTCTCGGGAAGAGCTACATCGCCTCGGCTATCGGCCACCAGGCGTGCACGCTTGGCTACCGGGTACTCTACGAATACAGTAACAAGCTCTTTGCGCGGCTGAAACTAGCCAAGGCCGACGGATCCTACATCAAGGATCTTGCCCGCATTGAACGCCAGGATCTGCTCATCATCGATGATTTCGGCATCCAACCCTTGGACGCACAAAGCCGCGCCATTCTTATGGAAATCATCGAGGACCGCCACGGCAAACGCTCGACGCTCCTCACCTCGCAGGTACCTGTTGACGTCTGGCATGAGGTCATCGGTGAACAAACCGTCGCCGATGCTATCTTAGATCGCATCATTCATGACGCACATCGCCTCGAACTTGCAGGTGATTCCCTACGCAAACGCAAGGGCGATAAACTCAACCAGCCCAACGATTCAACGAACTGA
- a CDS encoding diguanylate cyclase, with product MKHHHPPLLGAIAACMIALAACDTPSTELSAQQQRTGSTDTSTHRLTFTSGIRAILQDAKGNVWFGSHSEGVAMYDGSRLRYYTTSNGLTDMSIRSINEDAQGGIWFEGARGLSRSMNGVITPFVLRAGREPEPWSSSRTDIWFNENVLTGANSTKRDPGVYRYDGVSLHYHTVPIGNSVDPERDVSLSTQPVRTTNGTVWFGSYGAVVEFKDGTFNGITDSTLGFNDATERLHVRSLYADSKGNLWIGNNGIGVIRYDGTHFENFSLKHGLVSPKSTHRGDPSPTGTLEHVFAIGEDINGNLWFGDRDTGAWKYDGKQFTNYTPSNGLTNTHIWTIYRDRRNNMLFGMADGSVCRWTGERFVLEW from the coding sequence ATGAAACACCACCACCCGCCGCTGCTTGGTGCGATCGCCGCATGTATGATCGCACTTGCCGCTTGCGATACACCGTCAACCGAACTCTCTGCGCAGCAACAACGCACGGGCAGTACTGATACTTCTACTCACCGCCTGACATTCACGAGTGGCATTCGCGCCATCCTTCAGGATGCAAAGGGTAATGTCTGGTTCGGAAGCCACAGCGAGGGTGTAGCGATGTATGATGGCAGCCGGCTTCGGTACTACACCACGAGTAATGGGCTCACTGATATGAGCATCCGCTCGATCAACGAAGATGCCCAGGGCGGGATCTGGTTCGAAGGGGCAAGGGGCTTGAGTCGAAGCATGAACGGTGTGATCACTCCGTTTGTGTTGCGGGCTGGACGTGAACCGGAACCATGGTCGTCGTCACGAACCGACATCTGGTTCAATGAGAACGTACTCACTGGAGCCAATAGCACCAAGCGCGATCCCGGTGTGTATCGCTATGATGGAGTATCGCTGCACTACCATACGGTGCCGATCGGCAATTCGGTGGACCCTGAGCGCGACGTTTCACTCTCCACGCAGCCGGTGCGCACCACAAACGGAACCGTTTGGTTCGGGTCGTATGGGGCTGTGGTCGAATTCAAGGACGGCACGTTCAATGGGATCACCGACTCAACGTTGGGATTCAACGACGCGACCGAGCGCTTGCATGTCCGATCACTCTATGCCGACAGCAAGGGCAACCTGTGGATCGGCAATAACGGTATCGGCGTCATCCGTTACGACGGAACGCACTTCGAGAACTTCTCCCTCAAACACGGCTTGGTGTCGCCCAAAAGTACCCACAGAGGCGATCCATCCCCCACCGGCACCTTGGAGCATGTCTTTGCCATTGGGGAAGACATCAACGGCAACCTCTGGTTCGGCGACCGAGACACTGGAGCGTGGAAGTACGACGGCAAGCAGTTCACGAACTACACACCGTCGAACGGTCTGACCAACACCCACATCTGGACCATCTACCGCGACCGCCGGAACAACATGCTCTTCGGCATGGCCGACGGCTCCGTCTGCCGCTGGACCGGAGAACGGTTCGTGCTGGAGTGGTGA
- a CDS encoding T9SS type A sorting domain-containing protein, whose translation MMKRSTCLQTLSIKAAVCLAVLLMATGNPMLAQWVQTNGPHGGDIRCMAVSDTNLFAGTYGSAGVFLSTNNGASWTAVNTGLTNNIVLSLAVSGTNLFAGTEGSGVFRSTNNGTSWTAVRIGLPRINVRSLAVSGTNLFAGTEVGVFLTTNNGTSWTAVKTGLTNSDVNALAVSGTNLFAGTEGGGVFLSTNSGTSWTAVSTELKISYVLSLAVSGTNLFAGTYGGVFLSTNNGTSWTAVNTGLPETIVRSLAVSGTNLFAGTWDGVFLSTNNGASWTAVSTGMTNSYVQSLAVSSTSLFAGTEGGGVFLSTNNGRSWNPVNTGLPKSGVSSFAVSGTNLFAGTRVGVFLSTNNGISWTQAITGLTNTGVTSLAVSGTNLFAGTGYGGVFRSTDNGTSWTNDNSGLTNTQVISLAVSGTNLFAGTYGDGVFRSTNNGRSWKAVNTGLTKNFVLSLAVSGTNLFAGTEGGVFLSTNNGTDWRNVGPGLTYVVVISLAVSGRNLIAGTYDGAFLSTDNGTSWSQINSDLTKRRVSSFAASGTVLFAGCEFGGVILSSDNGTNWSEVNSGLTNQIVYSLAVSGTNLFAGTSDDGVWRRPLSELITSVESQSSHPSSIVLEQNYPNPFNPSTIIRFTLPHSGPVSLEVFSAFGEHVATLISENLSAGTHQTEWDAHGLPGGVYFYRLQSGASVETRSSILIK comes from the coding sequence ATGATGAAACGAAGCACTTGCTTACAGACACTCTCTATCAAGGCCGCAGTATGTTTAGCCGTACTTCTCATGGCGACCGGCAATCCGATGTTAGCCCAATGGGTGCAAACCAACGGACCGCATGGCGGTGATATTCGATGCATGGCCGTCTCGGATACGAATCTCTTTGCGGGGACTTATGGTAGCGCCGGTGTCTTTCTTAGCACCAACAACGGCGCAAGTTGGACTGCGGTCAATACTGGCTTGACGAACAATATCGTCTTGTCTCTAGCCGTCTCCGGCACGAATCTCTTTGCCGGGACTGAAGGCAGCGGCGTCTTTCGTTCCACCAACAACGGCACAAGTTGGACTGCGGTCCGTATCGGCTTGCCGAGAATTAATGTCCGGTCTCTAGCCGTCTCCGGCACGAATCTCTTTGCCGGGACTGAGGTCGGTGTCTTTCTTACCACCAACAACGGCACAAGTTGGACTGCGGTCAAAACCGGCTTGACGAACTCCGATGTCAATGCTCTAGCCGTCTCCGGCACGAATCTCTTTGCCGGGACTGAGGGCGGCGGTGTCTTTCTTAGCACCAACAGCGGCACAAGCTGGACTGCGGTCAGTACCGAATTGAAGATTAGTTATGTCTTGTCCCTTGCCGTCTCCGGCACGAATCTCTTTGCCGGGACTTATGGCGGTGTCTTTCTTTCCACCAACAACGGCACAAGTTGGACTGCGGTGAATACCGGCTTGCCGGAAACTATTGTCCGGTCTCTAGCCGTCTCCGGCACGAATCTCTTTGCCGGGACTTGGGACGGTGTCTTTCTCTCCACCAACAACGGCGCAAGTTGGACTGCGGTCAGTACCGGCATGACGAACAGTTATGTCCAGTCTCTTGCCGTCTCCAGCACGAGTCTTTTTGCCGGGACTGAGGGCGGCGGCGTCTTTCTTTCCACCAACAACGGCAGAAGCTGGAATCCGGTCAATACCGGCTTGCCGAAGAGTGGTGTCAGTTCTTTTGCCGTCTCCGGCACGAATCTCTTTGCCGGGACTAGGGTCGGTGTCTTTCTTTCCACCAATAACGGCATAAGCTGGACTCAGGCGATTACCGGCTTGACGAACACTGGTGTCACTTCTCTTGCCGTCTCCGGCACGAATCTCTTTGCAGGGACTGGGTACGGTGGCGTCTTTCGTTCCACCGATAACGGCACAAGCTGGACTAATGATAATTCCGGATTGACGAACACTCAGGTCATTTCTCTTGCCGTCTCCGGCACGAATCTCTTTGCCGGGACTTACGGCGACGGTGTCTTTCGTAGCACCAACAACGGCAGAAGCTGGAAGGCGGTCAATACCGGATTGACGAAAAATTTCGTCTTGTCTCTTGCCGTCTCCGGCACTAATCTCTTTGCCGGGACTGAGGGCGGTGTCTTTCTTTCCACCAACAACGGCACAGACTGGAGAAATGTTGGTCCCGGCTTGACATATGTGGTTGTCATCTCACTTGCCGTCTCAGGGAGGAATCTCATTGCAGGGACTTACGACGGCGCCTTTCTTTCCACAGATAACGGCACCAGCTGGAGTCAGATCAATTCCGACCTAACAAAGCGACGTGTCAGTTCATTCGCCGCCTCTGGCACAGTTCTCTTTGCGGGGTGTGAGTTCGGCGGGGTCATTCTCTCATCCGATAACGGCACAAACTGGAGTGAGGTCAATTCCGGCTTGACAAATCAGATCGTCTATTCACTTGCCGTCTCCGGCACGAATCTCTTTGCTGGGACTAGTGACGACGGCGTCTGGAGGAGACCATTGTCGGAACTGATAACTTCTGTGGAAAGCCAAAGCAGTCATCCTTCAAGCATTGTTCTCGAGCAGAACTATCCGAATCCCTTCAACCCAAGCACAATCATACGATTCACTCTTCCGCATTCTGGGCCGGTATCCTTGGAAGTATTCAGTGCCTTCGGCGAGCACGTAGCAACGCTGATCTCTGAGAACCTTTCCGCCGGTACCCATCAGACAGAATGGGATGCACACGGCCTTCCCGGAGGAGTGTATTTCTATCGCTTGCAGTCGGGCGCTTCGGTTGAAACTCGATCATCGATTCTGATCAAGTGA